CGAGCAGGCACTGGCGCTGTGCCTGCAACTCGACGCCGACGGCCAGCACCTGTTCGCCACAGCCGGCGTACACCCCCACGATGCCAAATCCTGGGGCGCCGATAGCGAGCGGCAATTGCGCCATCTGCTCGGTGAAGTGCGGGTGCGCGCCGTGGGCGAATGCGGGCTGGACTTCAACCGCGACTTCTCCCCTCGCCCGCTCCAGGAAAAGGCCTTGCAGGCCCAACTGGCGCTGGCGGCCGAGCTGCACCTGCCCGTGTTCCTGCATGAGCGCGATGCCAGCGCACGCCTGCTGGCCATCCTCAAGGATTACCGTGACCATTTGCCGGCTGCGGTGGTGCATTGCTTCACCGGCGAGCGTGAGGCGCTGTTCGCCTACCTGGACATGGACCTGCACATCGGTATCACCGGCTGGATCTGTGACGAGCGCCGGGGTACACACCTGCATCCGCTGGTGAACAACATCCCGCAAGGGCGCCTGATGCTCGAAAGCGATGCGCCCTACCTGCTGCCACGCAGCCTGCGGCCGAAACCGAAGAACGGGCGCAACGAGCCGGCGTTCTTGCCCGAAGTGCTGCGCGAAGTGGCGCAACACCGAGGTGAAAGCATGGAACTGACTGCGGCGCATACCACGGCGACGGCCCAGGCATTCTTTCAGCTCGCTTG
The Pseudomonas sp. KU43P genome window above contains:
- a CDS encoding TatD family hydrolase, whose translation is MQLIDIGVNLTNSSFHDQQAAIVERAIDAGVMQMVLTGTSLAVSEQALALCLQLDADGQHLFATAGVHPHDAKSWGADSERQLRHLLGEVRVRAVGECGLDFNRDFSPRPLQEKALQAQLALAAELHLPVFLHERDASARLLAILKDYRDHLPAAVVHCFTGEREALFAYLDMDLHIGITGWICDERRGTHLHPLVNNIPQGRLMLESDAPYLLPRSLRPKPKNGRNEPAFLPEVLREVAQHRGESMELTAAHTTATAQAFFQLA